The stretch of DNA AGGGGGGAAACATGAGAGGGGGTTGTAAGTGGAAAGGGTGGGGCCGGCCGACTGCCAGGCAGGCAGACAGCATGCAGGCATCAAAGGTCAAGTAGATCAAGGGGGAGCGTCTGTGCGTAATAGGTCCAACAACAGCACAAGCaacacaagcacaagcacaaagAAAGAACGAAAGGTGGAGGGGGAAGAGCGTGAAGGACTCTATAGTCGGGGAAGGAATCTGcaatctccatctccatctcagATGAAGCTTGTCGATCGCCGGAAGAGTATAATTGGAAAGAATAGTCCAAGCAACGGCTCGAAGCAGAAAAGGtacgaaaaaagaaaaaagcaaataAGAGCCGAAGGCATAATTCGATCCACATAAGAGATACGAAtaagaaaagagagagcaAGTAAAGAGTGCAATGGTTACAGCCCAAGGGGTGGGAGGGGGTCATATGAACCAGAAACAACAAGACACAACCCAGCATACACCCGCCTCGTGTCCGCCACACCAATTATGAAAAGATATCATATAGATCCGTCGACTCGAACAACCCGTCACCGCGTTATAACGACAGTTGAACTGATTGTCCCGTCACGAGATATCCGCGAAACTATGCCTCTGTGCGGAAAGATAACGATAGAAATAGAAATAGCGAAGACGAAGTAGTAAAGTCAAAGCCAAAAACACAGAACCTTGACCCGAGCAACCGAACAACGAAAACGATCTCAAAAACCACCCTTGTGAGATCTTTGAAACGTGTACAACTTCCACCTCAACTGCGAGCCCATGTACTAGATATTGAGATATCCAGaaaaccccaaacccaaagGGCCAAGGGGTATGCGTGGACAGTGCATGTCCAGCATACAAGAAGGTCACGCCGTCCAGAGGTCCAAGCGCACCATCTCCGGTGTGCTCACTCCCACAGAACCCGAGTGCCCCGGCGGCCACGCGTCTCGCAATCGTTCCAGGGCAACAACCAACAACTATTCGAAGTATGGTGGGGATGGGACGTGGGGGTGGCTGGGCAGGGTGTAGCTGTACCGCAGCAAACCAACTGAAGGGCCGAAGAACAGTTGCAGATAGATAGAAGGACGCGGCAAGATGTCACGTCATCTCgatagagatagagataTGGAGCCAAACCAGTCTAACACCCAAAGCAGAACTGACAGGCAGGGTCTGCAAAGATAagacaagcaaaaaaagggaaaaaagggAAGAGAAAACGTAAAgaacaaagagaaaaagcGCGTCTCGTCCACCACGTGTCGTATAGAGTCCGTCCGTGCCAGTGGCCATTCATCCCagggaggaaaaggaagggAAAGAGAGACAGAAAGCGACTCACCACACGCATTGCAGACGGTGTTTCCTGAGGGATCGCGCCTCCATAGAGGGCTGTCGGTGACACCGCAGTTGGAGCAGCTCGTGCGCGACGGTGTAATGACATTCGCGGAGAAGTTGAACTCTTCTTGGCCACCTGTAAGACCCAGCAGATGAGCGAACACAATCTTCCCTGCAAAAGCACTGCAAGAACTCACTCTGGCCGTTTGGACTGCTGCTACTCTGGCCGGGACCGGCCTCTGACGTAGCACCGCCATTCTGTGTGAACTGCTGCTGTATCCGTGCCATGGTAGACATGTTGGTGTTGTGCAAATTCAATGCTGGAGATTCGAGCACGACGGGGGACATCCTTTGATTCGCGCGaatgagaaagaggaaaagggcCCTATGTGATTTTTTTTATCAGGGAGAGATATAGATTAGGTGAAGACAGCCTAATAGAGATCTGCCACGAGGGCAGGTGTGTCAGCACGGAGTTTGGTTGTGGAAGAAAGCAAGAGAGACGGAGACGACGTACAAAGAAGGCTGGCCACTGTGTCTGACGATGGGGACGAGTCGGAGGGTGGGGAAGAATGGAGGGAGGATATTAAGGGAGGATGCTAGTGGAAAGTGAGCaagggggaggggagggcGGGAAAGTAGAGCTGGAGATAATGTGAGATAACACGGCCCAGCCAATCACAGCCGGCAT from Psilocybe cubensis strain MGC-MH-2018 chromosome 7, whole genome shotgun sequence encodes:
- a CDS encoding GATA-type transcription factor sreA; the protein is MSPVVLESPALNLHNTNMSTMARIQQQFTQNGGATSEAGPGQSSSSPNGQSGQEEFNFSANVITPSRTSCSNCGVTDSPLWRRDPSGNTVCNACDPACQFCFGC